One segment of Primulina tabacum isolate GXHZ01 chromosome 14, ASM2559414v2, whole genome shotgun sequence DNA contains the following:
- the LOC142524710 gene encoding transcription repressor OFP13-like, translating into MSKKMKMPSIFKNRKAMQPWQWPSCKHPKTLSFRAGDHDNMFKTVNSMYLDPTYMVETSESWFTNTSESASFSTDEFSQENTNSGAEWLETVIRGVRLSERLFFEPGDTSSILKVDEKNHQGALPFKESVALALESSDPYMDFKKSMQEMVESQGLKDWDCLEELLGWYLKMNGKMNHRYIVGAFVDLLVGLASASPTTESSAILCRNSDSTSYSSAASSFSSSPLSPTLVVGPERAIDEENIVLQP; encoded by the coding sequence AtgtccaagaaaatgaagatgccTTCCATTTTCAAGAATAGAAAGGCAATGCAACCATGGCAATGGCCCTCATGCAAGCATCCCAAAACCCTTTCTTTTCGAGCAGGCGATCATGACAACATGTTCAAGACCGTTAACTCTATGTATCTCGACCCGACCTACATGGTGGAGACCTCGGAATCTTGGTTCACCAACACCTCGGAAAGCGCGAGCTTTTCGACTGATGAGTTCTCCCAGGAGAACACGAATTCAGGGGCGGAGTGGTTGGAGACGGTCATCCGTGGGGTGAGACTATCGGAGAGGCTGTTTTTCGAGCCTGGAGACACGAGTTCTATACTCAAAGTGGATGAGAAGAATCATCAAGGAGCGTTGCCATTCAAAGAAAGCGTGGCATTGGCATTGGAATCCAGTGATCCCTACATGGATTTCAAGAAATCCATGCAAGAAATGGTGGAGTCTCAAGGGTTAAAGGATTGGGACTGCTTGGAAGAGTTGTTGGGATGGTATTTGAAGATGAATGGGAAGATGAATCATCGTTACATCGTCGGTGCATTCGTAGATTTGCTTGTTGGACTCGCTTCTGCCTCTCCTACTACGGAATCCTCCGCCATTCTGTGCCGTAACTCAGACTCCACTTCCTATTCGTCGGCCGCGTCATCTTTCTCGTCTTCTCCACTCTCTCCGACACTGGTAGTAGGTCCAGAGAGAGCCATCGACGAGGAAAATATTGTATTACAACCTTAA
- the LOC142525072 gene encoding protein SMAX1-LIKE 3-like: MRSGGYTLQQSLSSESAAIVKQAISFARRRGHAQVTPLHVASTMLASSTCLLKRACLKTNSHPLQCRALELCFNVALNRLPAAVSSPLSNPHSHFPSLSNALIAAFKRAQAHQRRGSIENQQQQPILALKIEIEQLIISILDDPSISRVMREAGFSSTQVKINVEQSVSLEICRSKSPVLSCPSKEITKSLVLGNSLSLGRTENLVKNDDVMSVFEALMNKKRRNTVIVSECSSTAERIVRKVIDKFDRRDVPTVMKSVQFISVPLFTLQNISKQEFEVKLGELRSIVKAYVNSGAVLYLGNLDWVSEFWCKHREQRKGFYSCPVEYMMMELSRVINGVGENRRIWLMGVANFKTYAKCKNGHPSLETLWSLYPLTIQDNSSLALSLSLDGETYDRFSKEAVDDSKWLFQKAGVKKHLVCCSDCSANFEREARGITSSKQEFSAVSCSSNLPSWLRQYKNENTEQLSNDQECEKIKDLCKKWNSICTSVHKKPHFLEKVVFELPSQSPSTSISSNDQNKSKLQKSLLDWPLIFEPNNAPIEPQIFLHDNETEVSKPCFKNYLTETKPDLLSNPNSSPNSASSSETSGDMELTHRFIEFNSENIKILCKTLGKNAPWQREIIPEIANTVLKCRSGMMKSKKNMIKNRENREESWLLFLGVDSDGKEIVARELARTIFGSYDRFNPIYLSSFSSTRADSTEEVSNNKRARNEHGGSPFERFLEGVRENPSQVFFLEDFDQMDHLSLKRFKRAIEDGTFALSDSEEEVVFKDAIVIFSCESFSSASRACSPPIKERDIHEKKIEEECGLLDLNIATEDYNLGEYHSVSDNGILELVDEKFVFKIQVL; encoded by the exons ATGAGAAGTGGAGGATACACACTTCAGCAATCTCTAAGTTCCGAATCAGCAGCCATTGTTAAGCAAGCGATAAGTTTTGCTCGAAGGAGGGGACATGCACAAGTTACCCCTCTTCATGTGGCAAGTACTATGCTTGCCTCATCCACATGTTTGCTTAAAAGGGCTTGCCTTAAAACTAACTCCCATCCACTCCAGTGTAGGGCACTTGAACTTTGCTTCAATGTTGCTCTAAATCGGCTTCCTGCCGCTGTTTCCAGCCCTCTTTCAAACCCTCATTCTCATTTTCCGTCTCTCTCGAACGCTCTTATCGCAGCGTTTAAACGAGCTCAAGCACACCAACGTCGTGGCTCGATTGAAAACCAGCAGCAGCAGCCGATTTTAGCACTCAAAATCGAGATTGAACAGCTGATCATTTCGATTTTAGATGATCCTAGCATTAGTCGAGTCATGAGGGAAGCTGGATTTTCAAGCACGCAAGTGAAAATCAATGTGGAACAATCTGTTTCCTTGGAGATTTGTAGGTCTAAGAGTCCAGTTTTAAGTTGTCCCTCCAAAGAAATTACCAAATCCTTGGTTCTTGGAAACAGTCTGTCTCTCGGCAGAACCGAGAATTTAGTCAAGAATGATGATGTGATGAGCGTTTTTGAGGCATTGATGAACAAGAAAAGAAGAAACACTGTCATTGTTAGTGAGTGTTCATCTACTGCGGAGAGGATTGTTCGGAAAGTGATCGATAAGTTCGACAGGAGAGACGTTCCTACTGTTATGAAGTCCGTGCAATTCATAAGTGTCCCACTTTTTACGCTACAAAACATCTCgaaacaagagtttgaagtgaaGCTTGGAGAGCTGAGGTCCATTGTAAAAGCTTATGTGAATAGTGGGGCGGTTTTGTACTTGGGAAATCTTGATTGGGTTTCTGAGTTTTGGTGTAAGCATAGAGAGCAAAGAAAAGGCTTTTACTCATGCCCTGTGGAGTATATGATGATGGAACTCAGCAGAGTAATCAATGGAGTTGGAGAAAACAGAAGAATATGGCTTATGGGAGTTGCTAACTTTAAAACTTATGCAAAATGCAAAAATGGTCACCCTTCTTTAGAGACACTTTGGAGTCTTTATCCTCTTACAATCCAAGATAATAGCAGCTTGGCGCTTAGTTTGAGCCTCGATGG TGAAACGTATGATCGGTTCAGCAAAGAGGCAGTTGATGATTCCAAGTGGCTATTTCAAAAGGCCGGAGTCAAGAAACATCTGGTTTGCTGTTCAGACTGCTCAGCAAACTTCGAGAGAGAAGCTCGAGGTATAACGAGCTCGAAACAAGAGTTCAGCGCTGTTTCTTGCAGCTCAAACTTGCCTTCATGGCTCCGACAGTACAAAAATGAGAACACGGAACAACTTAGCAATGATCAG GAATGTGAAAAAATCAAAGATCTTTGCAAGAAATGGAACTCAATCTGCACATCTGTTCATAAAAAGCCGCATTTTCTTGAAAAAGTAGTCTTCGAGTTACCTTCACAATCTCCTTCGACCTCTATATCTTCAAATGATCAGAACAAATCTAAGCTTCAAAAAAGCCTTCTAGATTGGCCGCTAATCTTTGAGCCAAACAATGCACCTATTGAGCCCCAAATCTTTCTACACGATAACGAAACCGAAGTTTCTAAACCATGTTTTAAGAACTACTTAACAGAAACAAAACCGGACCTCTTATCTAACCCGAATTCTAGTCCTAATTCGGCTTCCTCTAGTGAAACAAGTGGAGATATGGAGCTAACCCACAGATTTATAGAGTTTAACTCGGAGAACATAAAAATTCTTTGTAAAACTTTAGGAAAGAATGCTCCATGGCAGAGAGAGATAATTCCTGAGATAGCAAATACCGTCTTAAAGTGCCGGTCCGGGATGATGAAAAGCAAGAAAAACATGATCAAGAACAGAGAAAACAGAGAAGAAAGTTGGCTTCTTTTCTTAGGAGTTGATTCTGATGGAAAAGAAATAGTTGCCAGAGAACTTGCCAGGACCATATTCGGTTCATACGACAGATTCAACCCGATATATCTCAGTAGTTTCTCGTCAACCAGAGCCGATTCAACAGAGGAAGTAAGCAACAACAAAAGGGCAAGAAATGAGCACGGTGGAAGCCCGTTCGAGAGATTCTTGGAAGGCGTTCGGGAGAATCCCAGCCAGGTTTTTTTCTTGGAAGATTTCGATCAAATGGATCACCTTTCTCTCAAGCGCTTCAAAAGGGCGATCGAGGACGGGACATTTGCACTATCAGACAGTGAAGAAGAAGTTGTTTTCAAGGATGCCATTGTCATTTTCAGTTGTGAAAGCTTTAGTTCTGCATCAAGAGCTTGTTCTCCTCCAATCAAAGAAAGGGATATTCATGAGAAAAAGATAGAGGAAGAATGTGGCTTGCTTGATCTGAATATTGCAACAGAAGATTATAATCTAGGTGAGTATCATTCAGTTTCTGATAATGGGATTTTAGAGCTAGTGGATGAGAAGTTTGTGTTCAAGATTCAGGTGCTTTGA
- the LOC142524431 gene encoding eukaryotic peptide chain release factor subunit 1-3-like isoform X1, with protein sequence MFVRKYGRGNATLVRRLKHNSLYRCLRLTRQFTMTDGQENDKNIEIWKIKKLIKALESARGNGTSMISLIIPPGDQVSRITKMLAEEYGTASNIKSRVNRQSVLGAITSAQQRLKLYNKVPPNGLVLYTGTVVTDDGKEKKVTFDFMPFKPINASLYLCDNKFHTEPLAQLLESDEKFGFIVMDGNGTLFGTLSGNTREVLHKFTVDLPKKHGRGGQSALRFARLRMEKRHNYVRKTAELATQFFINPTTSQPNVSGLILAGSADFKTELSQSDMFDPRLQAKILNVADVSYGGENGFNQAIELSAEILSNVKFIQEKRLIGKFFEEISQDTGKYVFGVDDTIKALEMGAVETLIVWENLDVNRYVFKNSVTNETIIKYLIKDQETDQNNFKDSVTSAELEVQDKMPLLEWFANEYKNFGCALEFVTNRSQEGSQFCRGFGGIGGILRYQLDMRTFDEPSDEGEIYEDSD encoded by the exons ATGTTTGTTCGGAAATATGGCAGAGGAAATGCTACTCTTGTCCGAAGGTTGAAACACAATTCTCTATATC GTTGTTTGCGGCTGACAAGACAATTCACCATGACGGATGGTCAAGAAAATGATAAGAATATCGAAATATGGAAAATAAAGAAACTGATCAAGGCTTTAGAGTCTGCTAGAGGAAATGGTACTAGCATGATATCCCTTATCATTCCCCCCGGTGATCAAGTTTCCCGGATCACTAAAATGCTAGCTGAAGAATATGGTACTGCTTCAAATATTAAAAGCAGGGTGAATCGTCAATCTGTTTTAGGTGCTATCACATCTGCACAGCAGAGGCTTAAGTTGTACAACAAAGTACCCCCGAACGGGCTAGTTCTTTACACTGGAACTGTTGTCACTGATGatggaaaagaaaaaaaggtCACCTTCGACTTTATGCCTTTCAAACCCATAAACGCTTCTTTGTACCTTTGTGACAACAAATTTCACACGGAACCTCTGGCTCAACTCTTAGAATCTGATGAGAAGTTTGGGTTTATTGTCATGGATGGCAATGGTACCCTTTTCGGGACCTTAAGTGGTAATACTCGCGAAGTGCTTCACAAGTTCACGGTTGATCTTCCCAAAAAACACGGAAGAGGTGGGCAATCAGCTCTTCGATTTGCTCGTCTTCGAATGGAAAAGCGCCATAATTATGTTCGGAAGACCGCTGAGCTTGCAACTCAATTCTTTATTAATCCTACTACCAGTCAGCCAAATGTATCAGGGCTGATACTTGCCGGTTCTGCTGATTTTAAAACTGAGCTGAGTCAATCTGACATGTTTGATCCTCGTCTGCAAGCCAAGATACTTAATGTGGCGGATGTGTCATATGGAGGGGAAAATGGATTCAATCAGGCCATTGAATTATCTGCTGAAATTCTATCCAACGTGAAGTTTATACAAGAGAAGCGTTTGATAGGGAAATTTTTTGAAGAAATCAGTCAAGACACTGGAAAATATGTTTTTGGTGTGGATGACACTATAAAAGCTTTAGAAATGGGAGCCGTTGAAACTTTAATTGTATGGGAAAACTTGGATGTAAATCGTTATGTTTTCAAAAACAGCGTGACCAATGAGACTATCATTAAATACTTGATCAAGGATCAAGAGACTGACCAGAACAACTTCAAGGATTCGGTTACTTCTGCCGAATTGGAGGTTCAAGACAAAATGCCATTACTCGAATGGTTTGCCAATGAATACAAAAACTTTGGCTGTGCGCTTGAGTTTGTCACGAATAGATCTCAAGAAGGATCCCAGTTTTGCCGAGGATTCGGTGGCATTGGTGGAATTCTTCGCTACCAACTTGATATGCGAACCTTTGACGAGCCATCTGATGAAGGAGAAATTTATGAGGATTCGGATTAG
- the LOC142524431 gene encoding eukaryotic peptide chain release factor subunit 1-3-like isoform X2, with product MTDGQENDKNIEIWKIKKLIKALESARGNGTSMISLIIPPGDQVSRITKMLAEEYGTASNIKSRVNRQSVLGAITSAQQRLKLYNKVPPNGLVLYTGTVVTDDGKEKKVTFDFMPFKPINASLYLCDNKFHTEPLAQLLESDEKFGFIVMDGNGTLFGTLSGNTREVLHKFTVDLPKKHGRGGQSALRFARLRMEKRHNYVRKTAELATQFFINPTTSQPNVSGLILAGSADFKTELSQSDMFDPRLQAKILNVADVSYGGENGFNQAIELSAEILSNVKFIQEKRLIGKFFEEISQDTGKYVFGVDDTIKALEMGAVETLIVWENLDVNRYVFKNSVTNETIIKYLIKDQETDQNNFKDSVTSAELEVQDKMPLLEWFANEYKNFGCALEFVTNRSQEGSQFCRGFGGIGGILRYQLDMRTFDEPSDEGEIYEDSD from the coding sequence ATGACGGATGGTCAAGAAAATGATAAGAATATCGAAATATGGAAAATAAAGAAACTGATCAAGGCTTTAGAGTCTGCTAGAGGAAATGGTACTAGCATGATATCCCTTATCATTCCCCCCGGTGATCAAGTTTCCCGGATCACTAAAATGCTAGCTGAAGAATATGGTACTGCTTCAAATATTAAAAGCAGGGTGAATCGTCAATCTGTTTTAGGTGCTATCACATCTGCACAGCAGAGGCTTAAGTTGTACAACAAAGTACCCCCGAACGGGCTAGTTCTTTACACTGGAACTGTTGTCACTGATGatggaaaagaaaaaaaggtCACCTTCGACTTTATGCCTTTCAAACCCATAAACGCTTCTTTGTACCTTTGTGACAACAAATTTCACACGGAACCTCTGGCTCAACTCTTAGAATCTGATGAGAAGTTTGGGTTTATTGTCATGGATGGCAATGGTACCCTTTTCGGGACCTTAAGTGGTAATACTCGCGAAGTGCTTCACAAGTTCACGGTTGATCTTCCCAAAAAACACGGAAGAGGTGGGCAATCAGCTCTTCGATTTGCTCGTCTTCGAATGGAAAAGCGCCATAATTATGTTCGGAAGACCGCTGAGCTTGCAACTCAATTCTTTATTAATCCTACTACCAGTCAGCCAAATGTATCAGGGCTGATACTTGCCGGTTCTGCTGATTTTAAAACTGAGCTGAGTCAATCTGACATGTTTGATCCTCGTCTGCAAGCCAAGATACTTAATGTGGCGGATGTGTCATATGGAGGGGAAAATGGATTCAATCAGGCCATTGAATTATCTGCTGAAATTCTATCCAACGTGAAGTTTATACAAGAGAAGCGTTTGATAGGGAAATTTTTTGAAGAAATCAGTCAAGACACTGGAAAATATGTTTTTGGTGTGGATGACACTATAAAAGCTTTAGAAATGGGAGCCGTTGAAACTTTAATTGTATGGGAAAACTTGGATGTAAATCGTTATGTTTTCAAAAACAGCGTGACCAATGAGACTATCATTAAATACTTGATCAAGGATCAAGAGACTGACCAGAACAACTTCAAGGATTCGGTTACTTCTGCCGAATTGGAGGTTCAAGACAAAATGCCATTACTCGAATGGTTTGCCAATGAATACAAAAACTTTGGCTGTGCGCTTGAGTTTGTCACGAATAGATCTCAAGAAGGATCCCAGTTTTGCCGAGGATTCGGTGGCATTGGTGGAATTCTTCGCTACCAACTTGATATGCGAACCTTTGACGAGCCATCTGATGAAGGAGAAATTTATGAGGATTCGGATTAG